The stretch of DNA TTTTATTTAAATTTTTTAATTTAGGGAGATATCTATGTCAGAAGAAAAGAGACTTACACCTGAAGAAGCATTAAAAATATATAATAAGGAGAAAAAAGGAAGATTAAAGATATATTTAGGATATGCTCCAGGAGTAGGAAAAACATATACAATGCTTCGTGAGGCTAATATTAGAGTCAAAAGAGGAGAAGATATCTGTATAGGATATATAGAACCACATGATAGAAAAGCTACTACTGAACAAATTGGAATTTTGGAACAAATTCCTGTAAAAGAGATTGAGTATGCTAGTAAAATATATAAAGAAGTCAATATTGAAAAAATTATTGAGAGAGGACCAGAAATAGTCCTAATTGATGAGCTAGCCCATACAAATATAAAAGGCAGCAAAAACGAGAAAAGATATCAAGATGTTCTTGAAATTTTAAATGCTGGTATAAATGTGCATACCACAGTTAATATCCAACATCTTGAAAGCTTAAATGATGTAGTTCAGACTATCACTGGAATAGCTGTAAGAGAAACAGTTCCTGACACTATTTTGGCAGAAGCTGATGAGGTGGAGGTAATTGATATCTCATTTGAAAGTTTAAAAGAAAGATTAGAAAGGGGAGAGATATACAATTTAAAAACAGCTTCTCAAGCTTTACGAAATTTTTTTAGAAAAGGAAATTTAAGTGCCTTAAGAGAGATTGCTTTACGTCAAATAGCACAGGAGGTAGATAATAATCTCAATGAGTACTTGAATAATAAAAATATCAAAACTAACTGGTATACAGCTGAAAGAGTACTTGTTTCTATCTCTTCAAGTCCAAAAGCTAATAAAGTTATAAGATATGGAGCTAGAATTGCTCAAAAATATAAGTGTGAATTCTATGTAATCTGTGTTGAACAAATAGGATTTTTGGCTAAGGGATACTCTCCAGAAGATTGGAAAGTCATTGAAAAACATGAGGAATTAGCTAGAAGTTTAGGAGCAGAAACAATCAGATTACAAGGTAAAAATATTGTAAAAGAGATTTTGAAGTTTTCAGAAGAAAAAAGAATTACTCAAATAGTTTTAGGTCATAGTAAGAGAAATAAATTAACTACTTTTTTTAAGGGATCTGTAATCAACAAAATTATAGAGCATTCTAAAGGTGTTGAAATAAGAGTTGTTCCATGGGGGCTATAACCCCCATTTTTATTTAAATATAAATCTGATTTTCTCCTCCAGTTTTTCAGGAATAATAAACTCTTTATTTGTTACTGTTTTCAAGGCATAAAATGGTTTATTTTTATAGTTTTTTCTCTCTCTATTCTCCTGATATATCTCCTCTTCAATATCATTTTCAAACATTATACAACTTCCAATATCCTTCTTTATACTATTTTCTATTATTCTATTTTTTTGGTTTGAATTCTCTATCTCTTCAGGAGTTCTCCAAAGATGGTTGTCTTTGTCATATACAGCTACATAAGGGATTTTAAAAACATTTAATAATTTTATAAATTGTGGAATTAAACTTTTACTTCCACACTCTAAAATAGAGTAATCATATTTGTAAATATCTAATTTTTTTGAAAGGTATCCCAATACTATCTTGTCTGTTTGTCCCTCTACAAGTATAACTTTTTTAGCAAAAAATAACTCACTTCTATCTGGATTTATCCAATAGTTCATATTAAAATTTTTTATCTCGTCTCCAGAAAAAAGATAGCCTTTAAATTGAAATACTTTACTTCCACTATTTTCACTCTTTCTTACTATACAGATAGATTTATACATATGTAAATTTATAAAATTATTTGAATGCGTTGCTACATATATTTGAGTTCCGAGTTTTGTTAATACACAGATATTAAAAAATAGCTCTTTTTGTTTTTGAGGATGAAGATACAGCTCCGGTTCTTCAAATAATATCAAGGTATTATCTAATACAGAATGTCCTGTATCTCTTGAATATTGAGCTAATACTCCAAAAATCTCAAATAGTAAATTTCTGTATAATCCTCTACTTGTATACTCACTCTGTAATTCATTAAAAGTAGCTACTATTTTATTTAAAGCTTTCGGTTGATTAATCTTCCTCTTCTCTAATATTTTTAAAAGAGATAAAATAAAAAATTCTGTTTGTTCCTTCTCTGAAAATGATGGAATAAATAAAATAGAAACATGTTCTGTTATACTCTGATATTCCTCTTCTGTTATTCTATTCCAAATATTATTATAAAATACAAAATAATAGATATCCCCATCGTATGTCTTAGTTACTTTCAAATGAATATTTTTTCCTGTAATAGTCATATCTGCCACTTGAAAACTTTGTTTATAATAATTATAAAAAGATCCTTCTATTGATAAAAAGTTAGTACCATTTCTTAAATCTCTACTTCTAAAATTTCTATATTTTAAAAAAAACATAATTGCTGACATTATACTTGATTTTCCACTATTACTTTGTCCAATAAAAAGCATTAAGTTTTCAAATTTTATATCAGTTTCCTCTATACATTGCCAATTTTTAATTTTTAATTCTTTTAAATACATCTTAACCCTCCTATTCTAGTAGTTTTATTATATCATATAATATTGAAAAAGATATGATAACTTCTATTTTCATTGACTTTTTGATTAAAAGTAACTATAATTCATATTATATAAATATTATACGAGGAGTGATTCAAAAAGATGTTAAGGAAGTTATTTCTTGGACTTACCCTATGTGGTAGTATACTGTTTGGAGCTGACTTAAGTACTGAAGAAGATATAAAAGAGATATACAAAAATTTAGGAATAGAAAATAAGTTAGAGTACTCTACTTTTTTTAAAGCTATTCAAGGTTATAATAAAATTGAAGATAAAAAACCTGGATATATAACTATCATAGATTTTTCTAAACCATCTAATGAAGAGAGATTCTTTGTAATTGACCTTGAAAATAAAAAAGTAGACTATGCAACTTATGTAAGTCATGGAAAAAATACTGGACTTGGAACAGCAGTAAAATTTTCTAACAATATAAATTCCTATCAAAGTTCACTAGGATTTTATGTCACTAAAAATACCTATGAAGGAAGTAATGGTTACTCTTTGAGATTATTAGGACTAGAACCTGGAATAAACTCTAATGCTATGGATAGACATATTGTAGTACATGGAGCTAATTATGCTACAAAGGAGTTTATGGATAAATATGGATTTTTAGGAAGAAGTCTTGGATGCCCTGCTATTCCAGAAGAGATTTCAAAAGAGGTTATTGATTATATAAAGGGTGGTACAGTTTTATATATTAATGGAAATGATGAAAATTACTTTGCAAATAGTAAATATATACAACCATCTGCTTAATCTTTATTTTTATAAAAAGGATTGCTAAAATTACAGCAATCCTTTTTTTCTACTTTTATATTTCTTCTTTATAGTCTGATATCTTCTAAATTTATAATATATTTGAGAAAATGTTGAAACCATAACTATTCCTAAAGTTATAGCTATTGTTATCATCAATGTTGCAATACCTCTTTGTGCTGCTTCAACACTCTTATTTTCTATAAAATAAGACATAGTAAAATATACCCCACTACCGGGAACCAATGGAATAAGACTAGCTATAAGTGTCGATGTTACAGGAGTTTTTAAAATTCTTGCCATTATTTCAGAATAGATTGTAATCCCTACAGCTGAATAGAAAAAAGATGCTGGCTCAGAATATTGATAATACTTAAATAATATATAAATAGCCCAACCTAAGGCTCCTCCTATACTAGCAAAAACAAGCTTTTTCCCTTTTAAATTGAAAATAATTCCAAAGGCTAAAGTACTTCCAGCAGCAGCAATAATTTCAATTAATACCTGCTCCATACTATATCTCTCCTAATTTTAAAATTATAAATAAGGCAAATCCTGTTCCAGAAGCAAGGGCTGCACCTACTAAAAAGGCCTCTACTGCCCTAGACATCCCAGAAAGTAAATCTCCAGCTACTAAATCTCTAATTGCATTTGTTAAAGCAATTCCAGGAACTAAAAGCATAATAGTTCCTATTGTTGAGTATGAAACTGTTTCTGTAAATCCTACCTTTACACTTAAATATGAAAATAAAGTACAGAAAAAACCTCCCAATGTATTTAAGAAAAAAGTATTTGTCTGTAACCTATTTGCAAAATCTGAGATTAAAAAGATAATCCCTCCACCTATAAAAGCACTAATAGCATCTCTAATTCCACCTCTAAATAATAGTGCAAAGAAAAAAGCTCCAAAACTATATGCTAAAAAATAAATAAATTTATTATAGGGGATCTCTTTGTCTATAGCAATTACAGCACTATAAAACTCTTCAAAACTATACTTTTTGAGATCTCTAACTAACTGATTTATTGAATGAACTTTATTTAAGTTTGTTGTTCTTGAAGCTACTCTTTCTACAGAGCTAAATAGCTCCCCTTTATAATTTCTAACAGAAGTAATAATACAAGTTATAGAAACAAAGCACTGGGCATTGAGACCATAATGTTTACAAATTCTTGAGATAATATCTTCTACTCTATATGTCTCAGCTCCACTTTGTAGAGCTATTTTTCCTGTTAAATTGGCAAGTGTTAAAATTCTATTCTCGTTGACCATAGCTCCCCCATTTTATTTAAACATCTCTAAAATCGTATCTGAATAACTTCCATCTTCATTATGAGCAATAAGTGGTGGTAATACTCTCAATCCTGAATTTCCATTCTTTACTCCTTCTATTAAAAGTATTTTTCCTTCTTTTTCTAATTTTGTATAGCAAAACTGGATTCTTTTTGGTTCAATGGAGTATTTTTTCATTGTTTCTATTATATCAATCAATCTATCCACTCTATGTACCATTACAAAGTATCCTTTATCTTTTAAAAGGCTAGAAGCCGTTTCTAATAGTGAATCTAAATTTATAGTTATTTCATGTCTAGCTAAAGATAATTGATCTAAATCATTTAATTGTTTATCCTCTCCATGAAATTTAAAAAAAGGTGGATTGGTAACTACTAAATCAAAGCTACCTTTTTTAAAATGGTTTTTCCAATTTTTCATATCATCATTAACTATTTCTATCTGCTCTTCTAAGCCGTTTAACTCTATATTTCTTTGTGCTAACTCACTTGAAATTTTCTGAATTTCTACCCCTATAATATTAGCCTTTGTTCTTTTAGAAAGAAATAGAGGAATAACACCATTTCCCGTCCCTAAGTCTATAATATTCTTTGTAGTTCTTGTGATTGTAGCAAACTCTGCTACTAATAAAGAATCTATTGAAAAAGAGAAGTGATCAGCTCTCTGTGTAATTTTCATACCCTTTTCTAGTAAATCTATTACTGTTTCAAATTGTTTTCCATCATTCATAAAATATAATACCTCCTTGAATATTATAGCAAATTTATAATAATAATACAAAAAATAAAATTATTCATTTTAATGAAAAAAGGATTTTGAAATTCACCTTAATAAATTTCTAAAATCCTAATTTATCTTATTAATTTATGCTTTTTATAGGAACTCTTAGTATGTACATTACCTCTGAAGGATCTTTTTCAAAAGCTGGTCCGGATAAAATATGAATAATTGTATCTCCTTCCATAATATATCCCTTTTCTTCTGACCATTTGATAACTTTTTTAATATTATCCCCCATCTCTGCAAATTTACCTTGGCATATCATACTAGCGTACTCTCTTTTAGAATAGTTGCATCTCTTTTCATAGTTTATATAATCTTTTAGATATATCAGTTTATCATATTCATAATTTTCTTTTTTAATATTCTCTTCCTTCATTGCAAATGCAAACATTCCAATTGGAATACTATTTTGATTAACTGATATCAAAAATTTATCAATCTCTTTAAAAGCTTTAGAAATTCCATTATCTCTTGTATTTGGAGCTATCTTTGCATATATTCCTCTTATCTCCTCCTCCTCTATAAAAAATTTATCTATATTATTTTCAAGATTTATTAAATATCTCATCTGTAGTGCATTCTCTTTAAGTTCTAACTCAATTTTTTTCAATCTCTCTATCTCTTCTTGAGTCTGTTCTATCATCTTATTCATTAATTCCAATGTATGACTATAACTCAAATTTTCTAAGTGACTTTTTATTTTTAAATTACTAAATCCCAATTTTTTTAGATGTACGATCATCTTAATAATTGGTATTTGAAAAAATCTATAATATCTATAGTTAGTTTTCTCATCCTTGTAATCAGGAGATATTATCCCTTCACTATCATAGTATCTTAAAGTTGAAATTGGTAAGTTTGTAATTTTTGAAATCTCTCCTATTGTTAAGTAATCCTTCATCTTACTCCTTTCCACTATTAAATTCTAGTTTTTTAAAAGTTTTACTAATATTATTATATTAACATAATTTATTTTCTCTGTAAATAAAGTTTTAGAAGGTTGATAAACTAAATATAAAAAGCTCAAGAATGATTAACTCACCACTCTTGAGCCTATTTTATAACTTTTACTAAATTATCTTATTAATATTGCTTCATTAATTCTCTTACTTTAGAGATAACTTCATCTTTAGAGATTTCAAAAGTTTCTCCTGTTTTTCTTATTTTTAACTCTACAATTCCCTCATTAGTTTTTTTACCACAAATTACTTTAAATGGGAATCCAATTAAGTCAGCATCTTTAAATTTGAATCCAGGTCTCTCATCTCTATCATCTATCATTGTATCTATTCCATTATCTAATAATGAATTATATAGCTCTTCTGCAAGTGCAACTTGAGCTTCATCCTTCATATTAGCTGGAATTACATCAACTACATATGGAGCTATTGCTGTAGGCCAAACAATTCCAAATTCATCATTGTTTTGCTCAATAGCAGAAGCAAGTGTTCTTGAAACTCCAATTCCATAACATCCCATTATAATTGGATGAGTTACACCTTTCTCATCTATAAATGTAGCTTCTAACTTTTCAGAATATTTAGTTCCTAATTTAAATATATGTCCTACTTCTATTCCTCTTGCTGAAGCAAGTGTTCCTCCACATTTTTCACATACATGTCCTGGTTTTACAGTTTTTACATCTTTTACTATATCAGCTTTATAATCTCTTCCATAATTTACATTGATATAGTGAGTATCTAATCTGTTTCCACCAGCTGTATGGTTAGTGATTTCTAAAACTGTATCGTCAGCTACAATTTTTATATCTCCTAAATCTTTTCCAAATGGTCCAATAAACCCTTTTACTAGTCCTAATTTTTCTAATTGCTCATCAGTTAATAGCTCAACTTCTATTGCGTCTACAGCATTTTTAAGTTTAGTCTCATTAACTTCGTAATCTCCTCTGATTAAAACCATATATACTTGATCTGTTCCCATATCTCTGTACATCATAGCTTTAACTGTTCTTTCTACAGGGACATTTAGATATTCAACTACATCTTCTATTTTTGATACATTTGGAGTATCTACTAATTCAGTAGCCTTTAACTCCTCTTTCTCAGCATGGAATATTTTACTTACAGCAGTTTCTACGTTTGCTGCATAATCACAGCTCTCACAGTAGATGATTTCGTCCTCTCCTGAATCAGCTAATACATGGAACTCTTTTGATCCACTTCCACCTATTGCTCCTGAATCAGCCTCAACAGGTCTGAATTTTAATCCACAGCTAGAGAAAATTCTCTTATAAGTAGCTTCCATATTATCAAACTCTTTATCTAAAGACTCCTTTGTAGAGTGGAAAGAGTAAGCATCCTTCATTATGAACTCTCTTCCTCTCATAAGTCCAAATCTTGGTCTTATCTCATCTCTGAATTTAGTTTGGATTTGATAAAGGTTTAATGGTAATTGTTTGTATGAAGCAACATCGTTTCTAATTACATCAGTTACTACCTCTTCATGTGTTGGCCCTAATACGAAATCTCTCTTTGCTCTATCTTGTAATTTCATCATTAATGGTCCCATTACTTCCCATCTTCCACTCTCTTTCCAAAGTTCAGCTGGTTGTAATACAGGCATGAATATCTCTTGAGCTCCTGCTCTATCCATCTCTCTTCTTACAATATTCTCTACTTTCTTAAGAGCTTTTAATCCTAATGGTAGGTAAGTATACACTCCACTAGTTAATTTTTTAATCATTCCTGCTCTCAAAAGAAGCTTATGACTTGCTATTTCTGCTTCTTTTGGAGTTTCTTTAAGTGTCTTAATATAACTCTTACTGAATCTCATCTCTTCCTCCGTATTAAAATTTATTTTACTATATATTTTATCATATTGTCTCTTACTTTGTCTAAAGGTTTTTAATTTTCTTAATATTATTTTACCTCTTTGAATTTTTGTGAGATATCCTCAATTAGATACTCATTTTTTATCTCTCCGTTATTCTCCTTTAGATACTCATAACATATATCTTTAACCAACTTTATAGTTTTTACATCGTGTACTATATCTACAAACTTCAAATCACTAAGTCCACTTTGTTTTGTTCCAAAAATCTCTCCAGATTTTCTAAGTCTTAGGTCCTCTTCAGCTATCTTAAACCCATCTTGAGTCTCTTCCATAACTTGAAGTCTAGCCTTTGAAGTAGCATTCTCTGTCTTTGAAACTAAAAAACAATAAGATTGATGCTCTCCCCTTCCAACTCTTCCTCGAAGTTGGTGTAAAGCTGAGAGTCCAAATCTTTCAGCATTGTTGATTACAATTATAGATGAGTTTGGTACGTCTACTCCTACTTCTATTACTGTTGTAGATACCAAAATATCTAACTCTCTATTTTTAAATCTACTCATAATCTCATCTTTTTCAGAATTTTTCATCTTTCCATGTAGTACACCTATCTTGTAGCTAGGTAGAAACTTCTCCACCTCTTCCATTAACTCCTGTGTAGATTTTGCTGAAAGTTTCTCACTCTCTTCTATAAGAGGAGCTATAAAATAAGCTTGTCTTCCCTGAGATAATTTTTTCTCTATAAATTCATACATAGTTTCTATCTCTTCATCTGTAGCTATCCATTTTGTACGTATTGGTTTTCTTCCAGGTGGTAACTCATCTATTACAGATACATCTAAATCTCCATATATACTGAGAGCTAATGAACGTGGAATAGGGGTAGCACTCATTACTACAAGATTAGCTAGTACTCCTTTATCTCTTAAAGCTTTTCTTTGTAAAACTCCAAACCTATGCTGTTCATCTATAATTATCATTCCTAATTTATGAAAAACTACACTCTCCTCTATAAGAGCATGTGTTCCTATAACTATTCCTACTTCACCATTAGCTATATCCTCTAAAAGTTTTTGCTTTTTCTTTCCAGTAAAGCTTCCTGTGAGTAATTCAACTCTCACTCCCAGTTTTTCAAACTTATCTTTTACAGATAAATAATGTTGAACCGCTAAAATTTCAGTTGGAGCCATTAAAACTCCTTGATAAGAGTTTTCTAACATGTAGAGAAGAAGTACCATTGATACTGCTGTTTTTCCACTCCCAACATCTCCTTGTACCAATCTATTTACTATTCTTCCATTTGCTAAATCTCTATATATCTCTGTAATCACTCTCTTTTGGGCATTTGTTAGTTCAAAGGGAAGAGAAGCTAAGTATTGTTTTACTAACGTCTTTTTATCCTCAAGATGATATCTCTCTATATTTTGATTGTCTACTTCAAATCTTTTTTGAAGTATTCCCATCTCCAGAACTAATAATTCTTCTACAGCAAAACGTCTCTTAGCCTCCTCTAAGTTTTTATTATTTCTTGGAAAATGAATCTCTCTAAGGGCCTCTTTTCTCCCTATAAGCCTATATTTTTTTATAATCTCTTCTGGAATATTCTCCTCTATAATTGCAAGAGTATTTTTTAAAGTTAATTCCATCAACTTTCTCAAAGAGTTTTGAGGTAACTCCTTACTTGAGCTATATATTGGTAAAATCTCTCCCTCATCTACTCTCTTTTGATTACTACTTAACTTAAACTCTGGATTTACAAGTTGAAATATATACCCTCTCTTTACCTGTCCTATGAATATATATTCCTCTCCTATCTTTAAACTCTTTCTAAGATATGGCATCTGAAACCAAACTAACTCTATTACTCCACTTCCATCTGTGGCTGTAGCCTTTACCATCTTAAGCCCACTACGAGTAGGAGGTGCTGAAACTGTCATAAGAGTAGCCTTTAATACTACATACTCCTCTCCTCTTAATTCTCCTATCTTTTTTATATTAGTTCTATCATCATAAGCTCTTGGAAAGTAGTAAAGCATATCAGCTATGGAGTTTATCCCTAATTTTTCTAACCTCTTTATATTTTTAGTATCTATCCCCAATTCAATACTTTCCAATGGCCAATATATTTTACTGTATATCATCTCCTCACTTCCTTTCTCATTTTATATTTTTTATTATAACATATATTCAACTATTTATTTCTTTTTTATTTTCATAACACTTACACTATTATTTCAGTTTAAAATGTATTATATTAATATTTTTTTAATAAATAACATTCATATTTTCATATTGACAATTTTAAAAATTCGTGTTAATATCATTATATGAATTAAAAAAACATTTTCTTAGGAGGAAAGTATGAAAAAACTTATTTTTATTTTCACATTAATTTTATCCATTATAACATTTGCAGAAGAAAAAATTAAAGTTGTATCTTTCAATATTGCAGCTGGAGCTAAAAATTTTAAGGCAGATTTAAATAAAACTGCGGATGCAATTAAAGCTTTGGATGCAGATATTATTGGAATACAAGAAGTTGATAGACTTACAAAACGTAGTGGTTATGTTGATCAAATTAAAGTATTAGCAGATTTAACAGGATATAATTTTGTTTTTGGAAAAACTATTGATTTTGATGGTGGTGAATATGGAATAGGAATTCTAACTAAACATCCAATCTTAAAAGCAGAAAAAATTGATTTACCAAATGAACCAAATGAAGAACCTAGAGTTGCTTTAATGGCTCAAGTAAAAGTTCCTACTATCCAAGAACCTGTGAATTTCATAAATACACATCTTGGAATAGTTTTGAATGCTAAAACTGATGAAGAATTAGCTAGAGATAGTTCAATTAGAGTTAGACAAGCTAAGGTTATTAATGATTATGCTACTAAAATAAAAGGGCTTAAATTTTTGGTTGGTGATATGAATGATAGAATTAATTCTGATTCAATGACACTACTTAAATATAATTGGAAATGTGTATTTGATGAAGAAACTTCTAAAACATATACTTATTCTGCTACTGAGCCTTTTAAAGGTATTGATTTTATATTTGTTAGTCCTGAAAAACAATGGAATATAAATGCTTTTGTTCCGTCAACTGAAGAGTATAGAAATGAAACAGGAATAGATTGGAGAATTATAAGTGATCATCTTCCTGTGATTGCTACATTTGAAGCAAAATAAATTTATTAAGAACCCCAAATTAGGGTTCTTTCTTATTTTATTAAATTAATTGGGAGGTAAAAATGAGCAATCCTAAAACAGCACTTGAACTTATGAAAGCTAGATATGAAGCATATACCAAAGGAGATATTGAATTTATAAAAAAAACTCACGACCCTAAAACTGCTAGAGGAATAGATTGGAAAGAGGCAGAGGAGTGGTCTAAAAATTCTAAATGGTTGGGTCTTGAGATTGTTGAAACTATTGCTGGAACTCAATTTGATAAAGAGGGAATTGTCGAATTTAAGGCTAAATATATTGATATGGCTACTGGTGAAGAGATTATTCATCATGAAAGAAGCTATTTTGTAAAAAAAGGTAGACACTGGTACTATAAGGGATGGTTACCTATTAAATAATAAGTGAGGTGTTACTATGGAAATATATTATTTTTCTGGAACTGGTAATTCTTTGTATATTGCTAAAAGAGTAAAGAAATATATTGATAATTCTGTACTCATTCCTATCGAAAATGTTTCACAACTTAATGAGATAAAGCCACTCTCTTCTGAAGTTGGTTTTATTTTTCCTGTATACTTCGGAGATATTCCAAAGATTGTAGAATCTACAATAAAAAAGTTTAATTTCTCAACTGTTAATTATATTTTTGTTATTCCTAATTGCTATAGTATCTTTGGAAAAACTTTTCTCACTTTTGAAAAACTTTTAAAATCTAAAAATAAAAATATAAGTTATAGAAATGTTTTATTTATGCCTGATAATGCGATACTTTTTCCTATAGAGAAAGATCAGGAAAAACTTGAAGAAATTGAAAAAACTATCTTACCTATTCTTAATGATATTAAGAATAGAATTATTACTCCAAATACACCTACAACTTACACTCAAATACTTCAAACATTCTTTATGAAACTTTTTTCTGAATGGGAATTTTCACCTAAAAAATTTAAAGTAAATAGTAACTGTATTGGGTGTGGAATCTGTAAACAAGTATGTCCCTGTAAAAATATAGAACTTAATAATAAGAGACCTTTATTCGGTTCTAATTGTACACATTGTTTATCCTGTTTTCATTGGTGTCCAAAAGAAGCTATCTCAATGAAAAATTTTACAATCAAAAATAGAAGAAAATATCATAATCCCAATATTGTATTAGATGAAATTATTAGAAATTAATTCTCTTTAAAAAATAAAAAGAGTTTTCAAGTAATATATTACTCAAAAACTCTTTTTTTATTATTCATCTAATTCAGTACAAGCTTTTTCATACTCTAATTGACTTGCTTGAAATCCCTTTTCTTTATAAAGTTATAATTGCTCTATATCCCATCTCCTTAGCTTTTTCTATTGTATAATTTATTAACTTTCTTCCCAATCCCTGTCTATGAAATTGTGGTGATATAAATACAGGTCCAAAAGAAATTATAGGATATTCTACTCCCATTTTATCTACTATCTTAGAATTATTATAAAAAATAGCTCCTTCTACTTCTCCATTTACTTCAATAACATAAGTTAATTCTTTTATAAAATCTGGACTTTTACGTAACTTATTTACTACTATATGTATATCTGTTCCTGGAAAATATAGATTTCAAAAAGCTTCTCTTGCAATCTCTTCAACTTTTCTATAATCTTTTTCTTCTTCTTTTCTTATAATTATATTCATAATTTACTCCTTCACTTTATTTTCTCTTTCATTGTACCAACTATTTTATATCAAGTAAATAAATTTCTTGAACTTCTTTTTAAAATTAGATAAAATATTATAAAAAAGTGAGGTTATTTATGAAAATGATTTTTTCACCTAGTAAGACAATGAAATATAAAAATATAAATTTTAAAGTAACTAAAGCTATTGAGTTTTCTAATCATACTGAAACTTTGATTAAAAAATTAAAAACTTTTTCAATAGAAGAGGTTGGTAGTTTTTTTAAATTAAAAGGTAAACTTCTAGAAGAAACATATAGTAATATTCAAAATTTTGAAATTCTTTCTGAATGTGAGGCTCTTTCTCTCTATGAAGGAGTTACCTTTAGACAATTAGAGATAGAAAAATTTACTGATAAAGAGATCGAATATCTAAATAAAAACCTTTTTATTTTTTCAGCTCTTTATGGAGTCATATCACCAAATACAAAAATTAAGCCTTATCGTTTAGATATGACTATAAATATTTTAGAAGAGAGTA from Candidatus Fusobacterium pullicola encodes:
- a CDS encoding universal stress protein translates to MSEEKRLTPEEALKIYNKEKKGRLKIYLGYAPGVGKTYTMLREANIRVKRGEDICIGYIEPHDRKATTEQIGILEQIPVKEIEYASKIYKEVNIEKIIERGPEIVLIDELAHTNIKGSKNEKRYQDVLEILNAGINVHTTVNIQHLESLNDVVQTITGIAVRETVPDTILAEADEVEVIDISFESLKERLERGEIYNLKTASQALRNFFRKGNLSALREIALRQIAQEVDNNLNEYLNNKNIKTNWYTAERVLVSISSSPKANKVIRYGARIAQKYKCEFYVICVEQIGFLAKGYSPEDWKVIEKHEELARSLGAETIRLQGKNIVKEILKFSEEKRITQIVLGHSKRNKLTTFFKGSVINKIIEHSKGVEIRVVPWGL
- a CDS encoding AAA family ATPase, producing the protein MYLKELKIKNWQCIEETDIKFENLMLFIGQSNSGKSSIMSAIMFFLKYRNFRSRDLRNGTNFLSIEGSFYNYYKQSFQVADMTITGKNIHLKVTKTYDGDIYYFVFYNNIWNRITEEEYQSITEHVSILFIPSFSEKEQTEFFILSLLKILEKRKINQPKALNKIVATFNELQSEYTSRGLYRNLLFEIFGVLAQYSRDTGHSVLDNTLILFEEPELYLHPQKQKELFFNICVLTKLGTQIYVATHSNNFINLHMYKSICIVRKSENSGSKVFQFKGYLFSGDEIKNFNMNYWINPDRSELFFAKKVILVEGQTDKIVLGYLSKKLDIYKYDYSILECGSKSLIPQFIKLLNVFKIPYVAVYDKDNHLWRTPEEIENSNQKNRIIENSIKKDIGSCIMFENDIEEEIYQENRERKNYKNKPFYALKTVTNKEFIIPEKLEEKIRFIFK
- a CDS encoding murein L,D-transpeptidase catalytic domain family protein translates to MLRKLFLGLTLCGSILFGADLSTEEDIKEIYKNLGIENKLEYSTFFKAIQGYNKIEDKKPGYITIIDFSKPSNEERFFVIDLENKKVDYATYVSHGKNTGLGTAVKFSNNINSYQSSLGFYVTKNTYEGSNGYSLRLLGLEPGINSNAMDRHIVVHGANYATKEFMDKYGFLGRSLGCPAIPEEISKEVIDYIKGGTVLYINGNDENYFANSKYIQPSA
- a CDS encoding threonine/serine exporter family protein, which codes for MEQVLIEIIAAAGSTLAFGIIFNLKGKKLVFASIGGALGWAIYILFKYYQYSEPASFFYSAVGITIYSEIMARILKTPVTSTLIASLIPLVPGSGVYFTMSYFIENKSVEAAQRGIATLMITIAITLGIVMVSTFSQIYYKFRRYQTIKKKYKSRKKGLL
- a CDS encoding threonine/serine exporter family protein, which produces MVNENRILTLANLTGKIALQSGAETYRVEDIISRICKHYGLNAQCFVSITCIITSVRNYKGELFSSVERVASRTTNLNKVHSINQLVRDLKKYSFEEFYSAVIAIDKEIPYNKFIYFLAYSFGAFFFALLFRGGIRDAISAFIGGGIIFLISDFANRLQTNTFFLNTLGGFFCTLFSYLSVKVGFTETVSYSTIGTIMLLVPGIALTNAIRDLVAGDLLSGMSRAVEAFLVGAALASGTGFALFIILKLGEI
- a CDS encoding tRNA1(Val) (adenine(37)-N6)-methyltransferase; protein product: MNDGKQFETVIDLLEKGMKITQRADHFSFSIDSLLVAEFATITRTTKNIIDLGTGNGVIPLFLSKRTKANIIGVEIQKISSELAQRNIELNGLEEQIEIVNDDMKNWKNHFKKGSFDLVVTNPPFFKFHGEDKQLNDLDQLSLARHEITINLDSLLETASSLLKDKGYFVMVHRVDRLIDIIETMKKYSIEPKRIQFCYTKLEKEGKILLIEGVKNGNSGLRVLPPLIAHNEDGSYSDTILEMFK
- a CDS encoding MerR family transcriptional regulator, producing MKDYLTIGEISKITNLPISTLRYYDSEGIISPDYKDEKTNYRYYRFFQIPIIKMIVHLKKLGFSNLKIKSHLENLSYSHTLELMNKMIEQTQEEIERLKKIELELKENALQMRYLINLENNIDKFFIEEEEIRGIYAKIAPNTRDNGISKAFKEIDKFLISVNQNSIPIGMFAFAMKEENIKKENYEYDKLIYLKDYINYEKRCNYSKREYASMICQGKFAEMGDNIKKVIKWSEEKGYIMEGDTIIHILSGPAFEKDPSEVMYILRVPIKSIN